Genomic DNA from Danio rerio strain Tuebingen ecotype United States chromosome 22, GRCz12tu, whole genome shotgun sequence:
TTAGCTTCATTTTGACGTCGTATATTTCTCAATTGTTGGCTGTTCGTTCATTTAAATTTGAAATCATTAAAAACggttattgtttgtgtttttgaaacattagTTGACATTAGGCCTCGTTTTAGCCGGTTAGCTTTAGCGCGACACCGGCGCGTGAGTTGCGGTTCTGACGGTATACGTTTTAAAATTATAACGTTACTTGAAtgctttttttaatactttagatTACCAGTTtatgtaaataatgtttataaatttGGTTATATAATACAATTTGGTAGCGAGACAACGTGAAATAAGATTACGCTTTTCATTAGTTGGTCATTTAACGTTAACGATACAGTTTTAGTGTTAACTGGATATGTGAGTATATAACGTTAACCAGTTTTATTAATAGTTAACGCAATGTATAGGGTTTATTAATGTTAAGAATTATACATTCTATTTTTGCCATCTTATATTAGGTTTGGAAATGACGTACGTTTTGCTGCCACATCCCCATGTGGTCGTTGTGCACTTTCTTGATATTCactaatattctttttttttttcttttaataggtGTCTTTTATGAATAATCAAAAGCAGCAAAAGCCAACGCTTACCGGCCAGCGTTTTAAAACTCGGAAAAGAGGTAAGCAACCAAAGAACCATTCGACCCTTTATTGCTACATttaaactggggaaaaaaatgaTGGTTCACTTCAATAGTGttttgccattttaaaacaaCGATAATCGATGTGATTCAAAATAGAACTGGCagaaaaagcatttttattttggccAAAAATTGTTGCAATGGATAAAAACGGAAAGTTTAATTTGGTTAAACTGTGGCCAAAGGGGAATCATGCAGTGTCTTGTTTTATAGCTTACAATAATaacttgtgtgtgtatatatataaatgtattagggctgcacaacattaaaaaacaaataatttattgtGACATGAATTTAAATTAACATGATGACAAGTGAATCTAATCAAAGAGTTCataaatttacttttttatttttttttattacaaaaacctgcataaaatatacaaaactatataaaaattAAAGCGCATATAAAATGAATACCAGGATACATTAaatagtgctttatggttttgaaGTATAATGGTCTTATAAAGTCTTCAATCTCAATCCAAATTTTAGACCTTAAAGTCTTCAATTTACTGAAAAATTGTGTTGTTGGTCTTAAATCCTttttaaatgggtcttaattttcctttgttaatGTATTGCTACCAAATCTGGCCATAATCACCAACATTTATCTCAAAACTTGAAACTGTTTATATAAAAGGCCAATTTTTAGCTCTATTGTAAATGTTGTATTGTTTtctttacagtaacatttgtttaaaatttcTTTATGTACTTACTGCTAAAGATGCCGACCTGGACAGATAGTTGTGcacagatttagtttattatactttttaatttttactttttttttttttaataaaaaaggtttatgttgggaaaaaaaagtgtatggatacaagtagagtttgtgtgtgtgtgtgtgtttttttaaacaatatttaaaatatttggctaGGAAATCctatctaaaatatttaaatgtattaagttatattttttggaaagggcaaataaaaatcttttccatctgggccttttaaaaagttttttttttttttttttttagacctttATAAGTCtacaatttaattcataatggtctttaaaagtcttacatttaactgtgtgaaatctgcagaaaccctgatggCAGTTGAGTTAAAAAATTCAATCATGTAAAAAGCCACCATATACTCTTCattgtataaaaaatacaatatttgttAAGTCTTAAACTTTAATTAATGGCCTAAAAGTTTAAACTCCCTTGCAAATTTTGTAACGGGCCTTAAACGCATCTAAACaaataatatagtaaaaaatGACAGGTTTTAACGTCTTAGATCAGATCCTGTTCTGTTAATCCTAACATGAGAATATGATTATTGCAGATTGCataatcaatgctgaaatgatatattgtgcagccctgattAATTATGTGGAAGTATTGCAGCTCATTGTAAAACATTTTTGCATCTTGCAGATGAAAAGGAGAGATTTGACCCTTCTCAGTTTCAAGAAAGTATTGTTCAAGGCTTGAACCAAACTGGCACTGATTTGGAAGCGGTTGCAAAGTTTCTTGATGCCTCCGGCGCCAAGCTCGACTACCGTCGGTATGCTGAGACACTCTTCGACATCCTGGTGGCTGGAGGAATGCTGGGTAAGTTGCCGTATATGGCTTTATTAATGTATAGCAATAAATGAATGATCACTCGTAAATTGAAATTTACTTAAACAAGTTTACcatacttttaaaattatttattctgttgaaaacaatatattgagTTTTGGGAAAAAAAgtaattgacatccatagtaggaacaaaactTCCTATAGATCTCAGTTGATGCTATTTTTaggtatatcttcctttgtgtaaATAGAAACAAGAATCGAATTGCTTTAAATCAATTGGGAGGACGAGTAAATGACCATTTTTGGCTGAAAAAACAATTGTGTTTTTTCCTCAGCCCCGGGAGGGACTCTTTCTGATGACTTGACTCGTACGGAGTACTGCCTCTTCACGGCAAGTGAAGACCTGGAGACCATGCAGGCTTACGCTCAGGTATCCACCATTCAATCCTGCCTATCTGGAGAAAAGTCTCAGATTACGGGGCTTGTTTTACATTAATATCACTACTGCAAACTAATTAGCTTCCTTTTTTTTCATGTGTGAACATGTTTGGCTTATGCTGTAGGTTTTTAACAAGCTGATCAGGCGTTACAAGTACCTGGAGAAAGGGTTTGAAGAGGAGATTAAGAAGGTAAGCAAAGTTGTTCAACTAAGGATTATAACATATTTGTTAGGCAAACAAAGTCCTATGTTATGCATCTGGAAAGTCCCATGATTtcctcacctttttttttttttttttttttttcaattcacagCTGTTGCTGTTTTTAAAAGGGTTCACTGAGTCTGAAAGGAATAAATTGGCCATGCTTACCGGAATCCTGCTGGCCAATGGCAATATATCCGCCTCCATCCTGAACAGCCTCTTTAATGAGAACTTGGTTAAGGAAGGTAATGACAGACTTGGTTAAACATATTAGATTATCTTTCAGAGTGAGGGATTGATGAACTGACTCATGCTCTGTTTTATTGCAGGTGTATCTGCCGCCTTCGCTGTGAAACTGTTCAAATCTTGGATTAACGAAAAAGACATCAACTCAGTTGCTGCTAGCCTGCGTAAAGTTGGCATGGACAACAGGCTAATGGTAAATGTCATGCATGCAGACTCAACTGAAACAACACTTGAATCTCAAACGCTCAAAAGATTTGCTTGATTTCTGATGTAAAGGTGATGCTTCACACACATTTAAATTAGCATttactcaaactggtttggaatgaTTAGGGTGAGTTTCTATCTGATGTTGAgccagatattttgaagaagtttgagaactggggcctgtttcagtaaggaggttcaaacaactcagagtttaaacttgaattctgagttgatttactgagagattaaaaactctgagttttcggtttcagaacagctgatctgagttgggtcaatcaacttcgagtagaccaactctataaaaaggcattatcaatggagcgcagacattacgagtgactatggcaatatcttataaatgagatcaccatttctttctccagctgaactttaTGTTCTCATGCAatgttatagcaaatatgagcgtatatatttgaaaagaagcaaccatcagtgaagaagagacagttagcgtgggaaaacagctgctcaagttaatgcctaatttcactttttaagtatttaaatatttaagtataataaaataagtaatgtaatttgtgacgtttatatatttttttctaaacttttttttatacatttattagttttaaatgatttaacagtgcacttgtgtgtctgccttttttattgatcaagtgatagaggttaatataacatttagaaggtaagcagtactaaaaaatttttttagaaagaataataatcccattaatctagttacatgcatgtcgaaggtgaatttaatttatttattaaaaaaggataagccattctcgtacagttcttctgtgtgtgactaaaatgtaggcaatagctatgtttccatccaaatatattacataaatgtatgtgcaaaactggaatattgcataaaagatgcgaataaaattccatccaacgagtcaaagagaaaaaaattgtcactttgattaaactggcaccaaatatcaacagtaaaaacagaatttactgtggtagattatttagcctaattaatgtacttgcgcctcgatgtcagaagacaatgctgaaacacaatgaacacatgggggcgtctgaagccatgagacgcggagacttgACACGCAcgagacgttcggaggtaattaataatatacaataatactaaaacagtaaaggcattttagaatgactaaaacaatatttaagacgtgttgcagtgtgctcagcctgctggtttgttcatttacacacattttcattatcatatgatcatgatcttttttttaatgtacatactgtaatttcagtaaaagtgtttccatcgtagtttatgcgcacattttctgtcgaataaaagtttatcctactcagttatgcgcgttttttatgcatattttaaaaagttatgtgcatcatgacgtttccatcaatcgtttttatgcaagTATCCAAattaagcataaaaataggtgggtggaaatgtaaggctaaggcgagaaataccgcttcgtctttaaaaaaggggaggagaccgacagaaactgagtttagagaataaaacctgcttctgaccaggttagattcacagagtaagttaccacagtaactgactctgagttaaagttacctttcttccagaaacaggcttgacttaccctgctttctcgagtttaacaaacctgccattttgaaacggaaaacccagagtttctctcatttcagggttaaaatactgagttttcagttaacctcctttctgaaacaggcccctggtagCCATTGACCTAAAAAATATAAGCACAATCTTTTGGAACACTCTGATTCTGGGGGTCACTCTTCTAAATaacattgttcatattttgctgtccatttacatttttaatcagagTTGAAGTTTCTAAGCATTTATTTACTAATTGCAATCTCTGTATAACAGTACCGTCATCCTTAATCACTTATTTTTGAAGAATTTTTTTAGGATAGATGAGCACTCCATGTTACAAAGAGATTATGAAAAACCTTTACGTTTTATAAATTTTCCCAAAAGAGCATCAGAGTTTGCTATTAACCTTATAAAAATGTACAGCTGAAGTCTATTAGCTCTTTTGTGAAACTATCATTGTTCAAATATTTTTCTTGTACTGCTAGTATTTATCAACCCATTTAAACATAATGcttttaattacaattttttttttcaagttattttgcaagatacaagTATTTGGCTTAAATCCTCCAGCAAGCTTTAAAACAGAGTAATGCTTCATTAGTTTGCAGCACAGTGCAGTAGGCctagttcactttcgcttttaaCCCGCTTTGCAGAACAAACCATGAGCTGCCATTCATAATGCACTGTGCTTAATGACAAACTTTCCTGTCTGTCTCCTTGGGTGATTTTTAAAACTGCTGGCACAACGAATAAGTAGTTAAGCATGT
This window encodes:
- the bzw1a gene encoding eIF5-mimic protein 2-A; the protein is MNNQKQQKPTLTGQRFKTRKRDEKERFDPSQFQESIVQGLNQTGTDLEAVAKFLDASGAKLDYRRYAETLFDILVAGGMLAPGGTLSDDLTRTEYCLFTASEDLETMQAYAQVFNKLIRRYKYLEKGFEEEIKKLLLFLKGFTESERNKLAMLTGILLANGNISASILNSLFNENLVKEGVSAAFAVKLFKSWINEKDINSVAASLRKVGMDNRLMELFPANKRSCEHFSKYFTDAGLKELSDFARNQQSIGARKELQKELQEQMSRGETLKDIIAYVREEMKKTSISEQTMIGIVWTSVMSSVEWNKKEELVTEQAIKHLKQYSPLLKAFTSQGLSELTLLLKIQEYCYDNIHFMKAFQKIVVLLYKADVLSEEVILKWYTEGHVAKGKSVFLEQMKKFVEWLKNAEEESESEEEEGD